In the Wyeomyia smithii strain HCP4-BCI-WySm-NY-G18 chromosome 2, ASM2978416v1, whole genome shotgun sequence genome, one interval contains:
- the LOC129720470 gene encoding zinc finger MYM-type protein 1-like: MDNVMDHCIIEQMLKRPFAARTMEEKIKVIGHPVPRPPMEQLKSTYKLKGKIMSRNFNVSSYDQQWLCGSAKSNKLFCWPCLLSRSANEKNVWSKEGYSDLNHLSASIKTHSSSKDHINNSLALSMFGQMRIDEALDHSRQIARNKHNEEVTKNRKGMRTLIEITCFLGTHGLAFRGHYECSDSTNRGNYKDLCTLIAARDPAFQDFINNKVFSGTSGGIQNELIECIESYMLQTIKREVLDAEFVSIMMDESTDSARLSQLYCTLRYLRPDGTPVERLVRLADVSSDKTAAALAGHVDEIAAYFGLDGDKVVAQSYDGAAVMSGDKSGVQTLVKQRFPKAGYIHCRAHVLNLVLLHSCTNNKKSARFFNTISSLAAFFSQSPKRSETLKQFMETHIPNVCKTKWSYNSRMIKIIDSNYAAINECLDVLYQILQTKELDVVECLRNVKACLASIEELKAEHHFYRTLIDAIDVSGETITDSNGINYRPIYDFIIDKIIDEMSKRFKELDEYKFIILLNHEKFAEFNVTFPTKNLKMLISYHSKFDEAKLYNELTVLYSREEFRATRNMRGGDNSRSNTITNRKYAGNVDVMEKARSENYAHQVMRVEAFS; encoded by the exons ATGGACAACGTTATGGATCATTGCATTATTGAGCAAATGCTAAAGCGCCCGTTTGCCGCCAGAACcatggaagaaaaaattaaagttatTGGACATCCGGTTCCTCGTCCACCTATGGAACAATTAAAATCCACGTATAAGTTGAAGGGGAAAATTATGTCCCGCAACTTTAATGTGTCATCGTACGACCAGCAATGGCTGTGTGGATCGGCGAAATCAAATAAACTTTTCTGCTGGCCATGTTTGCTTTCCCGTAgcgccaatgaaaaaaatgtttggagCAAGGAAGGATATAGTGATCTGAATCACCTTTCTGCGTCAATTAAAACGCATTCGAGCTCTAAAGATCACATAAACAATTCACTTGCCTTATCGATGTTCGGGCAAATGAGGATAGACGAAGCACTTGACCATAGCCGGCAGATCGCCCGCAATAAGCATAACGAAGAAGTAACGAAAAACCGGAAGGGTATGCGAACTTTAATTGAGATCACCTGTTTCCTTGGCACTCACGGTCTCGCCTTTCGCGGACATTATGAATGTTCCGATTCCACGAACAGAGGAAATTATAAAGACCTCTGCACGTTGATCGCCGCCAGGGATCCAGCGTTCCAGGActttataaataataaagttTTCAGCGGAACGTCGGGAGGAATTCAGAACGAGCTTATAGAATGCATTGAAAGCTACATGCTGCAAACAATTAAAAGAGAAGTTCTTGATGCTGAGTTCGTGTCCATTATGATGGATGAATCAACAGATTCGGCTCGGTTATCGCAACTATATTGTACTCTGCGCTACTTACGACCCGATG GAACACCAGTTGAAAGGCTCGTTAGATTGGCAGACGTTAGCAGTGACAAAACCGCCGCTGCGTTGGCCGGACACGTTGATGAAATAGCAGCGTATTTTGGTCTTGAtggtgacaaagttgtagctcaGAGCTATGATGGAGCTGCTGTAATGTCCGGGGACAAATCTGGAGTGCAAACATTGGTGAAGCAACGGTTTCCAAAAGCTGGATATATCCACTGCCGCGCACATGTGCTTAATTTGGTGCTACTTCACTCGTGCACAAATAACAAGAAATCAGCAAGGTTTTTCAACACGATCTCATCACTCGCGGCATTTTTCTCGCAGTCACCTAAACGCAGCGAGACATTAAAGCAATTTATGGAGACCCACATACCAAATGTTTGCAAGACCAAATGGTCGTATAATTCGCGTATGATCAAAATAATTGATTCGAATTATGCAGCGATTAATGAATGTTTAG ATGTACTGTATCAAATTTTGCAAACAAAAGAATTGGACGTAGTAGAATGTTTACGTAACGTCAAGGCTTGCCTCGCTTCCATCGAAGAGCTCAAAGCAGAGCATCATTTCTACAGAACGCTTATTGATGCAATTGATGTTTCTGGCGAAACGATCACTGATAGCAACGGTATCAATTATCGTCCCATATATGACTTTATCATTGACAAAATTATTGACGAAATGTCTAAACGATTCAAAGAACTAGATGAATACAAATTCATCATTTTGTTGAATCACGAAAAATTTGCCGAATTCAATGTCACATTCCCTACAAAGAATTTGAAAATGCTTATTTCGTACCATTCTAAATTCGATGAAGCGAAGCTGTATAATGAGCTGACCGTTCTTTACTCGCGCGAAGAGTTCAGAG CAACTCGCAATATGCGAGGCGGTGATAACAGCAGAAGCAACACGATAACGAACCGAAAGTATGCCGGCAATGTTGATGTTATGGAAAAAGCGCGGTCGGAAAACTACGCTCACCAGGTCATGCGCGTCGAAGCTTTTTCCTAG
- the LOC129725610 gene encoding DNA-binding protein D-ETS-4 isoform X1: MAQEMMFYPKETTPQTVPAGDYTSDFFASYAELFDLSLLTQSDGEVPLSPQSQQQRQQLLQQQQETVVQSEVNESLEYIPATIFHDVPASMQETLQQMKQEKPTSWTESLEESSLKSALLEQLQAGPQYQYYTSTLLSPPQERYAVFPPSPTPSIQDFQSLSIPQTVSSGNFVTIKQEFCSLPPSPPDSNGAPSPVHCSEIKTEFDAEPSIDIDSLLGSPRQPEEELLPIKQEFQILREHLQDTSFQRKHNLKPVELESLIGGLTTRADIGSVFELALQEVQDGIQATCNVLGISPDPRQWSTGQVKQWLELAMTKYNLAPPANIGVIFPESGEQLARLSMDEFVRRIPQGGDKLHGHLELWKQIYRSTIVPGVPLGNIASEVANSSTKDSNSFDTESLSGDNSDDDDEDMPLESTPPGGAMPPAATPSNAAGPSGSGSSKPRQGGSHIHLWQFLKELLAAPDQHQSAIRWIDRSKGVFKIEDSVRVARLWGRRKNRPAMNYDKLSRSIRQYYKKGIMQKTERSQRLVYQFCHPYSL, translated from the exons ACTCCACAGACCGTTCCGGCCGGTGATTACACATCAGACTTCTTTGCCTCATACGCGGAGTTGTTTGATCTTTCGCTGTTGACACAGAGTGATGGTGAAGTGCCTTTGAGTCCACAGTCCCAGCAGCAGCGTCAACAGCTTCTTCAGCAGCAGCAGGAAACAGTGGTTCAATCCGAAGTCAACGAATCGCTTGAATACATACCGGCAACAATTTTCCACGATGTCCCAGCTTCGATGCAGGAAACGCTGCAACAAATGAAACAGGAGAAACCAACGTCTTGGACCGAGAGCCTGGAGGAATCATCGCTGAAATCTGCCCTGCTGGAACAGTTGCAGGCTGGACCCCAATATCAGTACTACACAAGTACTTTGCTCAGTCCACCCCAGGAGAGGTACGCGGTTTTTCCACCGTCCCCAACGCCCTCCATTCAGGATTTCCAGAGTCTCAGCATTCCGCAAACAGTGTCCTCCGGTAATTTTGTTACCATTAAGCAGGAGTTCTGCTCGCTGCCTCCATCACCGCCGGACTCAAACGGGGCACCTTCTCCGGTGCACTGCAGTGAGATCAAAACGGAATTCGACGCCGAACCGTCCATCGATATTGATTCCCTGCTGGGCTCACCGAGGCAGCCGGAGGAAGAACTGCTGCCAATAAAGCAGGAGTTCCAGATATTGCGCGAGCACCTCCAGGATACCAGCTTTCAGCGTAAGCACAATCTGAAACCGGTTGAGCTGGAGTCGCTGATCGGCGGTCTCACGACACGTGCCGACATCGGCTCGGTCTTTGAACTTGCCCTGCAGGAGGTGCAGGATGGCATTCAGGCAACTTGCAACGTTCTTGGCATTTCGCCAG ATCCTCGTCAGTGGTCAACCGGCCAGGTCAAACAGTGGCTGGAGCTAGCGATGACCAAGTACAATCTGGCCCCGCCGGCCAACATCGGAGTAATCTTTCCCGAGAGCGGTGAACAGCTGGCGCGGCTTTCAATGGACGAATTCGTACGGCGCATTCCGCAG GGAGGTGACAAACTGCACGGACATCTCGAGCTATGGAAGCAGATCTACCGCTCGACGATCGTTCCCGGTGTGCCGCTGGGTAATATAGCATCGGAGGTTGCCAATTCCTCAACCAAGGATTCGAACTCTTTCGATACGGAATCGCTCAGTGGGGACAATAGCGACG ACGACGACGAAGACATGCCACTCGAAAGTACCCCACCGGGTGGCGCGATGCCCCCCGCAGCGACCCCGTCAAATGCCGCCGGTCCGTCTGGCAGCGGCTCGAGTAAACCCCGCCAGGGTGGATCCCACATCCATCTGTGGCAGTTCCTGAAGGAGCTGCTCGCAGCACCCGATCAGCACCAGAGCGCAATCCGTTGGATCGATCGCAGCAAGGGCGTATTCAAGATTGAAGATTCGGTTCGCGTGGCGCGTCTGTGGGGCCGCCGCAAGAATAGGCCGGCCATGAACTACGACAAACTATCACGATCGATTCGACAGTACTACAAAAAGGGAATCATGCAGAAAACCGAACGTTCCCAGCGGTTGGTCTATCAGTTCTGCCATCCGTACTCACTGTAA
- the LOC129725610 gene encoding DNA-binding protein D-ETS-4 isoform X2: MLSRASEQLLLQTPQTVPAGDYTSDFFASYAELFDLSLLTQSDGEVPLSPQSQQQRQQLLQQQQETVVQSEVNESLEYIPATIFHDVPASMQETLQQMKQEKPTSWTESLEESSLKSALLEQLQAGPQYQYYTSTLLSPPQERYAVFPPSPTPSIQDFQSLSIPQTVSSGNFVTIKQEFCSLPPSPPDSNGAPSPVHCSEIKTEFDAEPSIDIDSLLGSPRQPEEELLPIKQEFQILREHLQDTSFQRKHNLKPVELESLIGGLTTRADIGSVFELALQEVQDGIQATCNVLGISPDPRQWSTGQVKQWLELAMTKYNLAPPANIGVIFPESGEQLARLSMDEFVRRIPQGGDKLHGHLELWKQIYRSTIVPGVPLGNIASEVANSSTKDSNSFDTESLSGDNSDDDDEDMPLESTPPGGAMPPAATPSNAAGPSGSGSSKPRQGGSHIHLWQFLKELLAAPDQHQSAIRWIDRSKGVFKIEDSVRVARLWGRRKNRPAMNYDKLSRSIRQYYKKGIMQKTERSQRLVYQFCHPYSL, translated from the exons ATGCTGTCGCGAGCCAGTGAGCAGCTATTGTTGCAG ACTCCACAGACCGTTCCGGCCGGTGATTACACATCAGACTTCTTTGCCTCATACGCGGAGTTGTTTGATCTTTCGCTGTTGACACAGAGTGATGGTGAAGTGCCTTTGAGTCCACAGTCCCAGCAGCAGCGTCAACAGCTTCTTCAGCAGCAGCAGGAAACAGTGGTTCAATCCGAAGTCAACGAATCGCTTGAATACATACCGGCAACAATTTTCCACGATGTCCCAGCTTCGATGCAGGAAACGCTGCAACAAATGAAACAGGAGAAACCAACGTCTTGGACCGAGAGCCTGGAGGAATCATCGCTGAAATCTGCCCTGCTGGAACAGTTGCAGGCTGGACCCCAATATCAGTACTACACAAGTACTTTGCTCAGTCCACCCCAGGAGAGGTACGCGGTTTTTCCACCGTCCCCAACGCCCTCCATTCAGGATTTCCAGAGTCTCAGCATTCCGCAAACAGTGTCCTCCGGTAATTTTGTTACCATTAAGCAGGAGTTCTGCTCGCTGCCTCCATCACCGCCGGACTCAAACGGGGCACCTTCTCCGGTGCACTGCAGTGAGATCAAAACGGAATTCGACGCCGAACCGTCCATCGATATTGATTCCCTGCTGGGCTCACCGAGGCAGCCGGAGGAAGAACTGCTGCCAATAAAGCAGGAGTTCCAGATATTGCGCGAGCACCTCCAGGATACCAGCTTTCAGCGTAAGCACAATCTGAAACCGGTTGAGCTGGAGTCGCTGATCGGCGGTCTCACGACACGTGCCGACATCGGCTCGGTCTTTGAACTTGCCCTGCAGGAGGTGCAGGATGGCATTCAGGCAACTTGCAACGTTCTTGGCATTTCGCCAG ATCCTCGTCAGTGGTCAACCGGCCAGGTCAAACAGTGGCTGGAGCTAGCGATGACCAAGTACAATCTGGCCCCGCCGGCCAACATCGGAGTAATCTTTCCCGAGAGCGGTGAACAGCTGGCGCGGCTTTCAATGGACGAATTCGTACGGCGCATTCCGCAG GGAGGTGACAAACTGCACGGACATCTCGAGCTATGGAAGCAGATCTACCGCTCGACGATCGTTCCCGGTGTGCCGCTGGGTAATATAGCATCGGAGGTTGCCAATTCCTCAACCAAGGATTCGAACTCTTTCGATACGGAATCGCTCAGTGGGGACAATAGCGACG ACGACGACGAAGACATGCCACTCGAAAGTACCCCACCGGGTGGCGCGATGCCCCCCGCAGCGACCCCGTCAAATGCCGCCGGTCCGTCTGGCAGCGGCTCGAGTAAACCCCGCCAGGGTGGATCCCACATCCATCTGTGGCAGTTCCTGAAGGAGCTGCTCGCAGCACCCGATCAGCACCAGAGCGCAATCCGTTGGATCGATCGCAGCAAGGGCGTATTCAAGATTGAAGATTCGGTTCGCGTGGCGCGTCTGTGGGGCCGCCGCAAGAATAGGCCGGCCATGAACTACGACAAACTATCACGATCGATTCGACAGTACTACAAAAAGGGAATCATGCAGAAAACCGAACGTTCCCAGCGGTTGGTCTATCAGTTCTGCCATCCGTACTCACTGTAA
- the LOC129725610 gene encoding DNA-binding protein D-ETS-4 isoform X3, whose translation MQETLQQMKQEKPTSWTESLEESSLKSALLEQLQAGPQYQYYTSTLLSPPQERYAVFPPSPTPSIQDFQSLSIPQTVSSGNFVTIKQEFCSLPPSPPDSNGAPSPVHCSEIKTEFDAEPSIDIDSLLGSPRQPEEELLPIKQEFQILREHLQDTSFQRKHNLKPVELESLIGGLTTRADIGSVFELALQEVQDGIQATCNVLGISPDPRQWSTGQVKQWLELAMTKYNLAPPANIGVIFPESGEQLARLSMDEFVRRIPQGGDKLHGHLELWKQIYRSTIVPGVPLGNIASEVANSSTKDSNSFDTESLSGDNSDDDDEDMPLESTPPGGAMPPAATPSNAAGPSGSGSSKPRQGGSHIHLWQFLKELLAAPDQHQSAIRWIDRSKGVFKIEDSVRVARLWGRRKNRPAMNYDKLSRSIRQYYKKGIMQKTERSQRLVYQFCHPYSL comes from the exons ATGCAGGAAACGCTGCAACAAATGAAACAGGAGAAACCAACGTCTTGGACCGAGAGCCTGGAGGAATCATCGCTGAAATCTGCCCTGCTGGAACAGTTGCAGGCTGGACCCCAATATCAGTACTACACAAGTACTTTGCTCAGTCCACCCCAGGAGAGGTACGCGGTTTTTCCACCGTCCCCAACGCCCTCCATTCAGGATTTCCAGAGTCTCAGCATTCCGCAAACAGTGTCCTCCGGTAATTTTGTTACCATTAAGCAGGAGTTCTGCTCGCTGCCTCCATCACCGCCGGACTCAAACGGGGCACCTTCTCCGGTGCACTGCAGTGAGATCAAAACGGAATTCGACGCCGAACCGTCCATCGATATTGATTCCCTGCTGGGCTCACCGAGGCAGCCGGAGGAAGAACTGCTGCCAATAAAGCAGGAGTTCCAGATATTGCGCGAGCACCTCCAGGATACCAGCTTTCAGCGTAAGCACAATCTGAAACCGGTTGAGCTGGAGTCGCTGATCGGCGGTCTCACGACACGTGCCGACATCGGCTCGGTCTTTGAACTTGCCCTGCAGGAGGTGCAGGATGGCATTCAGGCAACTTGCAACGTTCTTGGCATTTCGCCAG ATCCTCGTCAGTGGTCAACCGGCCAGGTCAAACAGTGGCTGGAGCTAGCGATGACCAAGTACAATCTGGCCCCGCCGGCCAACATCGGAGTAATCTTTCCCGAGAGCGGTGAACAGCTGGCGCGGCTTTCAATGGACGAATTCGTACGGCGCATTCCGCAG GGAGGTGACAAACTGCACGGACATCTCGAGCTATGGAAGCAGATCTACCGCTCGACGATCGTTCCCGGTGTGCCGCTGGGTAATATAGCATCGGAGGTTGCCAATTCCTCAACCAAGGATTCGAACTCTTTCGATACGGAATCGCTCAGTGGGGACAATAGCGACG ACGACGACGAAGACATGCCACTCGAAAGTACCCCACCGGGTGGCGCGATGCCCCCCGCAGCGACCCCGTCAAATGCCGCCGGTCCGTCTGGCAGCGGCTCGAGTAAACCCCGCCAGGGTGGATCCCACATCCATCTGTGGCAGTTCCTGAAGGAGCTGCTCGCAGCACCCGATCAGCACCAGAGCGCAATCCGTTGGATCGATCGCAGCAAGGGCGTATTCAAGATTGAAGATTCGGTTCGCGTGGCGCGTCTGTGGGGCCGCCGCAAGAATAGGCCGGCCATGAACTACGACAAACTATCACGATCGATTCGACAGTACTACAAAAAGGGAATCATGCAGAAAACCGAACGTTCCCAGCGGTTGGTCTATCAGTTCTGCCATCCGTACTCACTGTAA